A single window of uncultured Methanospirillum sp. DNA harbors:
- a CDS encoding PEGA domain-containing protein has protein sequence MKQVQIGCMKWSLAISLLLFWYIIIPGISDTNLPETGYISVISSPSGATVLIDGTESGVTPVILTIPNANTPPHIITLQKTGFQNWTTTVTQNPEPGTAETISATLTDGTGSGTIQVTSDPAGATVTCDGTDTRTTPHTYQEVSPGRHEIAISLDGYLPYSTTISVASGAESVVSAALTQEKTKTTGSLSVSSDPTGATVTIDGTQTKKTPCTYTNLQPGTYSVEIKKAGYTSYTKTISVTSGAESEISASLSPVSNTGSLTVNSDPSGASVYLNGVYRGISPVHIEAIDAGIYTIKAEKSSYNTETEIINLIAGQENSVQLSLSLKMPDRPFNNQMNRVPFGIPFGGEIPMTGGPGMPPGP, from the coding sequence ATGAAACAAGTGCAGATCGGTTGTATGAAATGGAGTCTTGCGATCTCACTCCTCCTCTTCTGGTACATTATAATTCCGGGTATCTCTGACACCAACCTTCCGGAAACGGGATATATCAGTGTCATCTCTTCGCCTTCCGGAGCAACTGTCCTGATCGACGGAACAGAATCAGGAGTAACCCCGGTCATACTCACGATTCCGAATGCCAACACGCCTCCACATATCATAACACTTCAGAAAACAGGTTTTCAGAACTGGACCACGACCGTTACCCAAAACCCGGAGCCAGGGACTGCTGAAACGATCTCTGCAACTCTCACTGATGGAACAGGCTCCGGAACCATCCAGGTGACATCTGATCCTGCTGGAGCAACCGTGACCTGTGACGGGACAGATACCCGGACAACCCCGCATACGTACCAGGAGGTGTCACCGGGCAGACACGAAATCGCCATATCTCTGGATGGATACCTCCCTTACTCTACAACCATTTCTGTAGCTTCAGGGGCAGAATCAGTTGTTTCAGCTGCACTCACCCAAGAGAAAACCAAAACCACAGGATCACTATCTGTCTCCTCTGATCCGACCGGGGCGACTGTTACCATTGACGGGACACAGACAAAGAAAACCCCTTGTACCTACACAAATCTCCAGCCGGGAACCTACTCGGTTGAGATAAAGAAAGCCGGATATACATCGTACACAAAAACAATTTCAGTCACATCAGGTGCTGAGTCAGAGATCTCTGCATCGCTCAGTCCCGTGAGCAACACCGGTTCCCTTACTGTCAATTCTGATCCATCAGGAGCAAGTGTCTACCTCAACGGAGTATACCGGGGGATCTCTCCGGTTCACATTGAAGCAATTGATGCGGGGATATATACAATAAAGGCTGAAAAATCTTCATACAACACCGAGACCGAGATCATCAATCTGATTGCAGGACAGGAGAATAGTGTCCAGTTATCACTCTCACTAAAAATGCCAGATCGGCCGTTCAACAATCAGATGAACAGAGTACCGTTCGGAATTCCATTCGGTGGGGAAATTCCGATGACAGGTGGTCCGGGCATGCCTCCCGGACCCTGA
- a CDS encoding flavin reductase family protein: MTGKITLGPMPYMSVMPAVLVGSNVKGKPNYMTAAWATVASMAPPMVCVAINKVRYTAQGIEENKTFSLNVTSSNQVIETDYCGITSGSNKDKSGVFTSFYGKLGTAPLAQECPVNIECKLFNSVDCGSHLLYIGEVIEIHADESSVTDGKPDIRKINPIVYAQATYFDVGAETGKAFSDGKKFQQ; the protein is encoded by the coding sequence ATGACAGGAAAGATCACGCTCGGACCAATGCCATACATGAGTGTCATGCCTGCCGTTCTTGTCGGCAGTAATGTCAAGGGAAAACCAAACTACATGACTGCAGCCTGGGCGACCGTAGCCTCTATGGCACCACCCATGGTCTGTGTCGCCATCAACAAGGTCAGGTATACGGCTCAGGGCATTGAAGAGAATAAGACCTTCAGCCTGAATGTTACGTCCTCAAATCAGGTGATTGAGACCGACTACTGTGGGATAACTTCAGGATCAAACAAGGACAAGTCAGGTGTCTTCACCTCATTTTATGGAAAACTCGGGACTGCACCACTGGCACAAGAATGCCCGGTTAACATCGAGTGTAAACTCTTCAACTCGGTCGATTGCGGAAGTCACCTGCTGTACATCGGAGAAGTCATTGAGATACATGCAGACGAGAGCTCTGTAACAGATGGGAAACCTGATATCAGAAAGATCAACCCGATAGTGTACGCTCAGGCAACGTACTTTGATGTGGGAGCAGAAACCGGGAAGGCTTTTTCAGACGGAAAGAAATTCCAGCAATAG
- a CDS encoding MarR family winged helix-turn-helix transcriptional regulator, whose translation MTDQKEHLFEVFDTLIRLKQECSCSIFSACELSDITVKQINYLKVIDTSDEITFSRLAEITRNSKPTITEMIRKLDHMGCVYRQPCPYDGRIHYIRLTGTGEKIARAEQRALQQVVERLAESLDDHEIEVLIEILRKVR comes from the coding sequence ATGACAGACCAGAAAGAACATCTCTTCGAGGTCTTTGATACTCTGATCAGACTGAAACAAGAATGTTCTTGTAGTATCTTCTCTGCCTGTGAGCTCTCGGACATCACGGTGAAACAGATCAACTATCTGAAGGTGATAGATACAAGCGATGAGATCACCTTCAGCAGGCTTGCAGAAATCACCCGCAACTCAAAGCCGACTATCACGGAGATGATCCGTAAGTTAGATCATATGGGTTGCGTGTACAGGCAGCCCTGTCCCTACGATGGGAGGATACATTATATCCGTCTGACCGGAACAGGCGAGAAGATCGCCCGTGCTGAACAGAGAGCCCTACAGCAGGTTGTTGAACGACTCGCTGAATCGCTCGACGATCATGAGATAGAAGTTCTGATAGAGATCCTGCGAAAAGTACGGTAA
- the lon gene encoding endopeptidase La, which translates to MSTTEFTQSPAKQEHFVLPLYEIVVFPKTRTKIVVDKETGGLLLQEMSRNDSSPIGLAVRAGTSQSEISASTVYPIGNLLEISFIQPAEEGYLVCIHALRKIRADSITERDGRLYATWVPIDDVSDLSTGEHDGILGEIKEIIHSISVHFQGSDQFTRPVDKMTSIDAVIGFTMPYVPVSLEEKQTLLEILSEQERAVAFLDLLLKVKEQIEIRIEVTQKVTEKVSKTNREAMLREQLRVIQDELNEIEGNGPGDTGYREKIEQSLMPEEVKKKALAEVKKLETGGPHNHEAPVIRNYLDLLVDLPWVTGERSEIDIETTRQVLESNHYGLEKVKERIVQHLAVMKLKNDKQGSILLFAGPPGTGKTSLGKSIAEALGRKYVRASLGGVKDEAEIRGHRRTYVGALPGRIIQGMRRSGTKNPVFVLDEIDKLSASYSGDPSSALLEVLDPEQNNSFSDHYLEVPYDLSDVLFIATANSLSSIPGPLLDRMELIEISSYTQHEVFAIARKHLLPKTMEEHGLDEGKLQVGDDALSLVIEKYTREAGVRGLKKQLNRIARYVSEKIVSGKAVLPFVVSADMIGEILGKEVFRHEAARNRLTPGVATGLAWTPVGGEILFIEGTFMPGTGKLTLTGQLGDVMKESANISMSLIRSRFASSANRFDFMTSDIHIHVPSGATPKDGPSAGVTLFTSLVSLITGKTVDPKLAMTGEITLSGAVLPVGGIKEKVLAAHRAGITKVILPKENERDIDEIPDDVRKELTFVTVESIEEVLHEALGIDLPDVVRFIPQVPLASVQNV; encoded by the coding sequence ATGAGTACCACTGAATTCACACAATCACCAGCAAAGCAGGAGCATTTCGTTCTGCCCCTCTATGAGATTGTTGTGTTTCCCAAAACACGGACAAAGATCGTTGTTGACAAGGAGACCGGAGGTCTTCTCCTGCAGGAGATGAGCCGGAATGACAGCTCTCCGATCGGTCTGGCAGTCAGGGCCGGAACAAGCCAGTCTGAAATATCCGCGTCTACAGTGTATCCCATCGGCAATCTTCTGGAAATATCCTTTATCCAGCCTGCTGAAGAGGGGTATCTCGTATGCATCCATGCACTCAGAAAGATCAGGGCTGACAGCATCACTGAGCGTGATGGCCGATTATACGCAACCTGGGTCCCGATAGATGATGTGTCAGATCTCAGCACCGGCGAGCATGATGGGATACTTGGAGAGATTAAAGAGATTATCCATTCAATCAGCGTACATTTCCAGGGTTCTGATCAGTTTACCAGACCGGTAGACAAGATGACATCCATCGATGCTGTGATCGGATTCACCATGCCGTATGTTCCGGTCTCACTCGAAGAGAAACAGACACTCCTGGAGATCTTGTCAGAACAGGAACGGGCTGTGGCATTTCTGGATCTGTTACTCAAAGTTAAAGAGCAGATCGAAATCAGGATCGAGGTCACCCAGAAGGTAACAGAAAAAGTCTCCAAAACCAACCGTGAAGCGATGCTCCGTGAACAGTTGAGAGTAATTCAGGATGAGTTGAACGAGATCGAAGGAAATGGTCCTGGTGACACCGGATACCGGGAGAAGATAGAACAATCACTGATGCCTGAAGAGGTGAAGAAGAAAGCCCTCGCAGAGGTGAAAAAACTAGAAACCGGTGGACCACATAACCACGAAGCACCTGTCATCAGAAATTATCTTGATCTTCTGGTCGATCTGCCATGGGTCACTGGCGAGAGATCTGAAATTGACATTGAGACGACCAGACAGGTTCTTGAGAGCAACCATTACGGGCTTGAGAAGGTCAAGGAGAGGATCGTTCAGCACCTGGCAGTCATGAAATTGAAAAATGACAAGCAGGGTTCGATCCTCCTCTTTGCAGGTCCTCCTGGGACAGGAAAGACGAGTCTTGGCAAAAGCATCGCTGAAGCTCTGGGTCGCAAATATGTTCGTGCAAGTCTTGGTGGTGTAAAGGATGAGGCAGAGATTCGCGGTCACCGCAGGACATATGTCGGGGCACTTCCCGGGAGGATCATACAGGGAATGAGACGATCAGGAACAAAAAATCCGGTATTTGTACTTGATGAAATTGATAAGTTAAGTGCATCATACTCCGGAGATCCTTCAAGTGCCCTGCTCGAGGTGCTCGATCCTGAGCAGAACAACAGTTTCTCTGATCATTACCTTGAGGTCCCGTATGATCTCTCTGACGTTCTCTTCATTGCTACGGCGAACTCGCTCTCTTCAATACCAGGACCCCTGCTTGACCGGATGGAACTGATCGAGATCTCAAGTTACACACAACACGAGGTGTTTGCGATCGCCAGGAAGCATTTGCTTCCCAAAACAATGGAAGAGCACGGGCTTGATGAAGGAAAATTACAGGTCGGGGATGATGCCCTCTCGCTCGTCATCGAGAAGTATACCCGTGAAGCAGGTGTCCGTGGTCTGAAGAAACAGCTTAACCGGATTGCCCGTTATGTCTCTGAAAAGATTGTATCAGGAAAAGCCGTTCTGCCGTTTGTAGTCTCGGCAGATATGATCGGAGAGATACTTGGTAAGGAGGTCTTCAGACATGAGGCTGCCAGAAACCGGCTCACTCCCGGAGTTGCAACGGGTCTTGCCTGGACTCCTGTAGGTGGGGAGATCCTCTTTATCGAAGGGACGTTCATGCCAGGTACTGGCAAACTCACGCTCACCGGTCAGCTCGGTGATGTCATGAAAGAGTCTGCAAATATTTCCATGAGTCTGATCAGGTCACGGTTTGCGAGCTCTGCGAACCGGTTTGACTTCATGACCAGCGATATCCACATCCATGTCCCGTCAGGAGCGACACCAAAGGACGGGCCATCGGCAGGTGTTACCCTGTTTACTTCCCTTGTCTCGCTCATCACCGGGAAGACAGTGGATCCGAAACTGGCAATGACCGGGGAGATAACCTTGAGCGGAGCGGTTCTTCCGGTTGGCGGGATCAAGGAGAAAGTCCTTGCTGCTCACCGGGCAGGGATCACTAAGGTTATCCTGCCGAAAGAGAACGAGCGGGATATTGATGAGATACCTGACGATGTCAGAAAGGAACTGACCTTTGTCACGGTTGAGAGTATCGAAGAGGTTCTCCACGAAGCGTTAGGGATTGATCTTCCGGACGTGGTCAGATTTATTCCCCAGGTTCCCCTTGCATCGGTTCAGAATGTATAA